A stretch of Clostridium formicaceticum DNA encodes these proteins:
- a CDS encoding helix-turn-helix transcriptional regulator, translated as MIPIEFTSRQRKIIEIVQQNEPITSQEIAALLKVTRATLRPDLAILTMSGTLDARPKVGYFYSGKPDINLISQEVRGMKVKDMMSIPVVVTEDMSVYNAIVTMFLEDTSAIYVVSGGSLVGVISRKDFLKNAIGTIDINKVPVAMIMTRMPNIATTSPEEDVLTAASKIVEHEVDSLPVVEKTIVDGKQKLKVVGKISKSNITKLFVELCKE; from the coding sequence GTGATACCTATAGAATTTACAAGCAGACAAAGAAAAATTATAGAAATTGTACAACAAAATGAGCCTATAACAAGCCAAGAAATAGCAGCGTTACTCAAGGTGACAAGAGCAACTTTGCGGCCGGATTTAGCTATATTAACGATGTCGGGCACTTTGGATGCAAGGCCAAAAGTAGGATACTTTTATAGCGGGAAACCTGACATCAATCTTATATCCCAAGAAGTCAGAGGGATGAAGGTGAAGGATATGATGTCTATACCGGTGGTGGTTACAGAAGATATGTCGGTATACAATGCTATTGTAACCATGTTTTTAGAAGACACTAGTGCTATCTATGTGGTTTCTGGTGGTTCTCTAGTAGGGGTAATTTCTAGAAAAGATTTCTTGAAAAATGCAATAGGAACCATTGATATAAATAAGGTACCGGTGGCTATGATTATGACCCGTATGCCAAATATAGCCACAACTTCTCCAGAAGAAGATGTATTAACAGCGGCTAGCAAAATTGTAGAACATGAAGTGGATAGTTTGCCAGTTGTAGAAAAAACTATAGTAGACGGGAAGCAAAAGTTAAAGGTAGTAGGAAAAATTTCTAAAAGCAATATAACAAAATTGTTTGTTGAACTTTGCAAAGAGTAG
- a CDS encoding glycine--tRNA ligase, with translation MTKEKTMEKIVSLAKSRGFIFPGSEIYGGLANTWDYGPLGVELKNNVKKAWWKKFIQQSPYNVGLDSAILMNSQTWVASGHVGGFSDPLMDCKKCKARFRADKLIEDYLFVHGENPGEEAVDGWSNEKMKAFITEKKIHCPECGADEYTDIRQFNLMFKTFQGVTEDSSTQIYLRPETAQGIFVNFKNVLRTSRKKVPFGIGQIGKSFRNEITPGNFTFRTREFEQMELEFFCKPGEDLQWFDYWLKYCKNWLLDLNMKEESIKLREHSQEELSHYSNATVDIEFKFPFGWGELWGIADRTDFDLKQHSQHSGVDFTYQDPVTNEKYIPYCIEPSLGADRVTLAFLVDAYEEEVIDENDTRVVLKLHPALSPFKAAVFPLTKKLKEESLKLFEKLSEKYMVDYDEAGSIGKRYRRHDEIGTPYCITFDYDSLEDNCVTIRDRDTMQQERISMDQLETYLEEKLKF, from the coding sequence ATGACAAAGGAAAAAACAATGGAAAAAATTGTATCCTTAGCGAAATCTAGAGGTTTTATCTTTCCTGGCTCTGAAATATATGGAGGTTTGGCAAATACCTGGGATTATGGTCCGCTGGGGGTAGAATTGAAAAATAATGTAAAAAAAGCATGGTGGAAAAAGTTTATTCAGCAAAGTCCCTATAATGTTGGGTTGGATTCAGCGATATTGATGAACTCTCAAACATGGGTGGCCTCCGGACACGTAGGAGGATTTAGTGACCCTTTAATGGATTGCAAGAAATGTAAAGCTAGATTCAGAGCAGATAAACTTATAGAGGATTATTTGTTTGTCCATGGAGAAAATCCAGGAGAAGAGGCTGTTGATGGTTGGAGTAATGAAAAAATGAAGGCATTTATCACTGAAAAGAAAATTCATTGTCCAGAGTGTGGTGCTGATGAATATACGGATATCCGTCAGTTCAATTTGATGTTTAAAACTTTTCAAGGGGTAACAGAGGACAGCAGTACACAAATTTATTTGAGACCTGAAACAGCGCAAGGGATTTTTGTTAATTTTAAAAATGTTTTAAGAACTTCTAGAAAAAAAGTTCCCTTCGGTATCGGACAAATTGGTAAGTCCTTTAGAAATGAAATTACACCAGGAAACTTTACCTTCAGAACAAGAGAGTTTGAGCAAATGGAATTAGAATTCTTCTGTAAGCCGGGAGAAGATTTACAGTGGTTTGACTACTGGTTAAAGTATTGTAAGAATTGGCTTCTTGACTTAAATATGAAGGAAGAAAGTATTAAGCTAAGAGAGCATTCTCAAGAAGAACTTTCTCATTATAGCAATGCTACTGTAGATATTGAATTTAAATTTCCTTTTGGTTGGGGAGAGTTATGGGGTATAGCAGATAGAACGGACTTTGACCTTAAACAGCATAGTCAGCATTCTGGCGTAGATTTTACTTATCAAGATCCAGTAACAAACGAAAAATATATTCCTTATTGCATAGAACCTTCTTTAGGGGCAGATCGAGTAACTTTAGCATTTTTAGTAGATGCTTATGAAGAGGAAGTTATAGATGAAAATGATACAAGAGTTGTGTTAAAATTACATCCTGCATTATCTCCTTTTAAGGCAGCAGTATTTCCATTGACAAAAAAATTAAAGGAAGAATCTCTAAAGCTGTTTGAAAAGTTATCAGAAAAGTATATGGTAGACTATGATGAGGCAGGAAGTATTGGCAAAAGATATCGCCGTCATGACGAAATAGGCACACCTTACTGTATCACCTTTGATTATGACTCATTAGAAGATAATTGTGTTACCATCAGAGATAGAGATACAATGCAGCAGGAAAGAATTTCTATGGATCAATTAGAAACCTATTTAGAAGAAAAATTAAAGTTTTAA
- a CDS encoding DUF4342 domain-containing protein yields MDINLENIDIIRERTGVSYKKAKEALENAGGNVVEALIALEGENNSKWTKNMGMTGNEIIEKLKRVIEKGNVTRVILKKDDEVMLNIPITAGAIGVVLAPLASLLGISAALVTKTKIEIVQNDGKVLDLNEIAEEKVGDFRNMMKGNPTKENIDDILDDLDESGADF; encoded by the coding sequence ATGGATATTAATCTTGAGAACATTGACATTATAAGAGAAAGAACCGGTGTATCCTATAAAAAGGCGAAGGAAGCTTTGGAAAATGCAGGAGGAAATGTAGTAGAAGCTCTGATTGCTTTAGAAGGAGAAAATAATAGTAAGTGGACCAAAAACATGGGTATGACTGGCAATGAAATCATCGAAAAATTAAAACGAGTGATCGAAAAAGGAAATGTTACAAGAGTTATTTTAAAAAAAGACGACGAAGTGATGCTAAATATTCCTATAACTGCTGGCGCTATAGGGGTTGTTTTGGCACCGCTAGCTTCATTACTTGGCATTTCTGCTGCATTGGTGACAAAGACCAAGATTGAAATCGTGCAAAATGATGGAAAAGTATTGGACTTAAACGAAATTGCAGAAGAAAAAGTCGGGGATTTTAGAAACATGATGAAGGGCAATCCAACCAAAGAAAACATTGACGATATTTTAGATGACTTAGATGAAAGTGGAGCAGATTTTTAG
- the recO gene encoding DNA repair protein RecO, producing the protein MLVKTEGFVLKNRKYGESDNMLVIFSRKLGKINAIAKGAQKPKSALMAGVQPFCYSEFLLYRGKSLYTVSQCEPKEIFYKLREDVKRLSYAAYLVELVEVVTNEGQTNNRLFNLLGKTLYLLTKPEIEVNTVVRSFEINFLNYCGLKPELHRCVHCNKITADYWKFSPQEGGLLCNHCSSVDPYAMKISETTLRLARYLQSKEIHEVRKLKISDTLNEALKKLLKQYILVHINKYDFKSLEVAEKL; encoded by the coding sequence ATGCTTGTAAAAACTGAAGGTTTTGTTTTAAAAAATAGAAAATATGGGGAATCTGATAATATGTTGGTGATTTTTTCTAGAAAACTAGGGAAAATCAATGCTATAGCAAAGGGAGCACAAAAACCTAAAAGTGCTTTGATGGCTGGCGTGCAACCTTTTTGCTATAGTGAATTTTTATTATATAGAGGTAAAAGTCTATATACGGTTAGTCAATGTGAACCTAAGGAAATCTTTTATAAGCTAAGGGAGGATGTAAAAAGACTTTCCTATGCAGCCTATTTAGTAGAATTGGTGGAAGTTGTCACCAATGAGGGTCAAACAAATAATAGATTATTTAATTTGTTAGGAAAGACATTGTATCTATTGACAAAGCCAGAGATTGAGGTGAATACTGTTGTTAGAAGCTTTGAGATAAACTTTCTTAACTATTGTGGTTTAAAGCCGGAGTTACATCGCTGCGTTCACTGTAACAAAATAACCGCAGATTATTGGAAGTTTAGCCCACAGGAGGGGGGACTTTTGTGTAATCATTGTTCTTCTGTGGATCCCTACGCTATGAAGATTTCTGAAACAACCCTTCGCTTAGCAAGGTATTTACAGTCTAAGGAGATTCATGAGGTACGTAAGCTAAAGATAAGTGACACTTTAAATGAGGCATTAAAAAAACTGTTAAAACAGTATATTTTAGTACATATTAATAAATATGATTTTAAAAGTCTTGAGGTTGCTGAAAAATTATAG
- a CDS encoding YqzL family protein: MMKGDFFMLNKKMWNIFKKTGNIEAYLYCKEYKDYIKSKEEDVNVSEIQLLQSVQTNTLY, translated from the coding sequence ATGATGAAAGGGGACTTTTTCATGTTAAATAAAAAAATGTGGAACATATTTAAAAAAACTGGTAATATTGAAGCATACTTATATTGCAAAGAGTATAAGGATTATATAAAATCTAAGGAAGAGGATGTTAACGTATCGGAGATACAGTTATTGCAGTCAGTACAAACAAATACATTATACTAA